The following coding sequences are from one Scylla paramamosain isolate STU-SP2022 chromosome 21, ASM3559412v1, whole genome shotgun sequence window:
- the LOC135111256 gene encoding zinc finger protein 853-like isoform X4: protein MKETLVVTGLAGSGMSSSYGPQQHYCLRWNNHQHNLLGVLEAVLNSQQYADVSLFCEGHVLRVHKLVLLASSAHFERILQASPEGQQPVIILDGTRYADLRALVDYMYRGEVNIEQDQLSSLLKTAETLKIKGLADVASKEEDDGGGGKERRLEGSVSSSTPPPAKRPKPSPVESALSLAQEGREVRVGGRDGRSDMRDIRDLSNFSMVPGGYSRRPPSPQGPNIPSTGSFTQARSLLYSSSLISRPSSKSPGPTLPAPPFFPGGLVRPRSPHHQYDPTAGSSLLPPRTSPQSPVPDPKMVQQLGVPPFGLPFTLPLLHDSKKMLERNPHKLPPPPPSHYDHHDDKDRHLPLWPPRGASELDLERERERERERERERERERERERERERERERARDREVERERDRENIRLSEKELDKEWERERDRESEKQLHPQQPQPQQQQQQQQQPQSQVSQQQQPPTQPPPPQPLQQQQQQSQQQSQQQQQPPPQTQHQYHHHQQQKPPQPQQEVNEKEAPSQECDRRQDDDKSLSPADKDSLSPPEDGGHLSLRVTVEDEGRLKVPSLADAILSKTELLTPKGEMGEEEEDNGLSTGGRDNGTSDITTTTTTTSRQRNLSTSSSGNTSTECVVWVEGDPGGGAPPFLLTESEKPAAPPAGWVCSTCGRGYASFAELSTHWSEHSRGRHVCGMCGASYSVQSSLTRHFRTDHAQHRKVFACPLCGSTFKHNFSRNLHLRTVHRLDDRAPPSP, encoded by the exons GTCTGGCCGGTTCCGGGATGAGCAGCAGCTACGGGCCTCAGCAGCACTACTGCCTGCGCTGGAACAATCACCAGCACAACCTCCTCGGGGTGCTGGAAGCAGTCCTTAACTCTCAGCAGTATGCGGATGTATCACTCTTCTGTGAAG GCCATGTCCTTCGGGTGCACAAGCTGGTGCTGCTGGCATCCTCGGCGCACTTTGAGAGGATCCTGCAGGCGTCACCGGAGGGGCAGCAGCCGGTCATCATATTGGACGGCACCCGCTATGCCGACCTCCGCGCCCTCGTGGACTACATGTACCGAGGTGAAGTCAACATTGAACAGGACCAGCTCTCCTCGCTACTCAAGACCGCAGAGACTCTTAAG ATAAAAGGACTGGCTGATGTAGCGAGCAAAGAAGAAGACGAtggcgggggagggaaggagcggcGGCTGGAAGGCAGTGTGTCCTCCTCCACGCCTCCGCCAGCCAAGCGACCCAAGCCCTCGCCTGTGGAGTCTGCCCTCAGTCTGGCTCAGGAGGGCCGGGAGGTGCGGGTGGGCGGCAGGGACGGTCGGTCAGACATGAGAGACATCAGAGATCTGTCCAACTTCAGCATGGTGCCCGGAGGCTACTCACGGCGCCCACCCTCTCCGCAGGGACCCAACATACCTTCCACAGGCTCGTTCACTCAGGCTCGctctctcctctattcctcgTCTCTCATATCCCGCCCATCCTCTAAAAGCCCCGGCCCAACGCTGCCCGCCCCACCCTTCTTTCCCGGCGGTTTGGTGAGGCCTCGTTCGCCCCACCACCAATACGACCCGACGGCAGGGTCCAGCCTCCTGCCGCCCCGCACCTCCCCGCAGTCCCCCGTGCCGGATCCCAAGATGGTACAGCAGCTTGG GGTTCCCCCATTCGGCCTGCCCTTCACGCTACCTCTCCTGCACGACTCCAAGAAGATGCTGGAGCGAAATCCTCACaagctgccgccgccgccgccttccCACTACGATCACCACGACGACAAGGACCGCCACCTGCCCCTGTGGCCTCCGCGGGGGGCGTCCGAACTTGACCTGGAGCGGgaacgagaaagagaacgagagagagaacgtgaacgagaacgagaacgTGAAAGAGAACGTGAgcgagaaagagaacgagaaagagcgagagatcgggaggtagagagggagagagacagagaaaacatTAGGCTATCAGAAAAAGAATTAGacaaggaatgggagagggagcgAGATCGAGAAAGCGAAAAGCAGTTGCACCCGCAGCAACCACAgccgcagcagcaacagcagcagcagcagcagccgcagtcACAAGTGTCGCAACAGCAACAACCGCCGacgcagccgccgccgccgcagccactacagcagcagcagcaacagtctCAACAGCagtcgcagcagcagcaacaacctcCACCGCAAACACAGCAtcaatatcaccatcatcagcagcaaaagccaccacagccacagcaagaggtgaatgagaaagaggctccCTCTCAGGAGTGTGACCGAAGGCAAGACGACGACAAGTCCCTGAGTCCAGCAGACAAGGACAGCCTGTCCCCGCCTGAGG ATGGTGGTCACCTCTCTCtgagagtgactgtagaggATGAGGGAAGACTTAAAGTCCCGTCTCTCGCAGATGCCATCCTGAGCAAGACGGAGCTGTTGACTCCCAAAGGcgagatgggggaggaggaggaggacaatgggCTGAGCACCGGCGGACGTGACAACGGTACTtctgacatcaccaccaccaccaccaccacctcccgtCAGCGcaacctctccacctcctcctcaggcAACACCTCCACAG agtgtgtggtgtgggtcGAGGGGGATCCAGGAGGGGGGGCACCGCCCTTCTTGCTTACAGAAAGCGAGAAGCCAGCTGCGCCCCCTGCAGGGTGGGTGTGTTCAACATGCGGCCGGGGATATGCCTCCTTTGCGGAGCTGAGCACCCATTGGTCAGAACATTCGCGAGGGCGGCATGTGTGTGGCATGTGCGGGGCGTCGTATTCTGTGCAGAGCTCACTGACTCGACACTTCCGCACTGACCACGCACAGCACCGCAAAGTGTTCGCCTGTCCCCTCTGTGGCTCCACCTTCAAACACAACTTCAGCCGAAACTTGCACCTCCGGACAGTGCACAGACTTGACGACCGTGCCCCTCCCAGCCCCTAA
- the LOC135111256 gene encoding zinc finger protein 853-like isoform X5, protein MLALVPLPRLQQHPRSSRLSLRLSKMNYTGLAGSGMSSSYGPQQHYCLRWNNHQHNLLGVLEAVLNSQQYADVSLFCEGHVLRVHKLVLLASSAHFERILQASPEGQQPVIILDGTRYADLRALVDYMYRGEVNIEQDQLSSLLKTAETLKIKGLADVASKEEDDGGGGKERRLEGSVSSSTPPPAKRPKPSPVESALSLAQEGREVRVGGRDGRSDMRDIRDLSNFSMVPGGYSRRPPSPQGPNIPSTGSFTQARSLLYSSSLISRPSSKSPGPTLPAPPFFPGGLVRPRSPHHQYDPTAGSSLLPPRTSPQSPVPDPKMVQQLGVPPFGLPFTLPLLHDSKKMLERNPHKLPPPPPSHYDHHDDKDRHLPLWPPRGASELDLERERERERERERERERERERERERERERERARDREVERERDRENIRLSEKELDKEWERERDRESEKQLHPQQPQPQQQQQQQQQPQSQVSQQQQPPTQPPPPQPLQQQQQQSQQQSQQQQQPPPQTQHQYHHHQQQKPPQPQQEVNEKEAPSQECDRRQDDDKSLSPADKDSLSPPEDAILSKTELLTPKGEMGEEEEDNGLSTGGRDNGTSDITTTTTTTSRQRNLSTSSSGNTSTECVVWVEGDPGGGAPPFLLTESEKPAAPPAGWVCSTCGRGYASFAELSTHWSEHSRGRHVCGMCGASYSVQSSLTRHFRTDHAQHRKVFACPLCGSTFKHNFSRNLHLRTVHRLDDRAPPSP, encoded by the exons GTCTGGCCGGTTCCGGGATGAGCAGCAGCTACGGGCCTCAGCAGCACTACTGCCTGCGCTGGAACAATCACCAGCACAACCTCCTCGGGGTGCTGGAAGCAGTCCTTAACTCTCAGCAGTATGCGGATGTATCACTCTTCTGTGAAG GCCATGTCCTTCGGGTGCACAAGCTGGTGCTGCTGGCATCCTCGGCGCACTTTGAGAGGATCCTGCAGGCGTCACCGGAGGGGCAGCAGCCGGTCATCATATTGGACGGCACCCGCTATGCCGACCTCCGCGCCCTCGTGGACTACATGTACCGAGGTGAAGTCAACATTGAACAGGACCAGCTCTCCTCGCTACTCAAGACCGCAGAGACTCTTAAG ATAAAAGGACTGGCTGATGTAGCGAGCAAAGAAGAAGACGAtggcgggggagggaaggagcggcGGCTGGAAGGCAGTGTGTCCTCCTCCACGCCTCCGCCAGCCAAGCGACCCAAGCCCTCGCCTGTGGAGTCTGCCCTCAGTCTGGCTCAGGAGGGCCGGGAGGTGCGGGTGGGCGGCAGGGACGGTCGGTCAGACATGAGAGACATCAGAGATCTGTCCAACTTCAGCATGGTGCCCGGAGGCTACTCACGGCGCCCACCCTCTCCGCAGGGACCCAACATACCTTCCACAGGCTCGTTCACTCAGGCTCGctctctcctctattcctcgTCTCTCATATCCCGCCCATCCTCTAAAAGCCCCGGCCCAACGCTGCCCGCCCCACCCTTCTTTCCCGGCGGTTTGGTGAGGCCTCGTTCGCCCCACCACCAATACGACCCGACGGCAGGGTCCAGCCTCCTGCCGCCCCGCACCTCCCCGCAGTCCCCCGTGCCGGATCCCAAGATGGTACAGCAGCTTGG GGTTCCCCCATTCGGCCTGCCCTTCACGCTACCTCTCCTGCACGACTCCAAGAAGATGCTGGAGCGAAATCCTCACaagctgccgccgccgccgccttccCACTACGATCACCACGACGACAAGGACCGCCACCTGCCCCTGTGGCCTCCGCGGGGGGCGTCCGAACTTGACCTGGAGCGGgaacgagaaagagaacgagagagagaacgtgaacgagaacgagaacgTGAAAGAGAACGTGAgcgagaaagagaacgagaaagagcgagagatcgggaggtagagagggagagagacagagaaaacatTAGGCTATCAGAAAAAGAATTAGacaaggaatgggagagggagcgAGATCGAGAAAGCGAAAAGCAGTTGCACCCGCAGCAACCACAgccgcagcagcaacagcagcagcagcagcagccgcagtcACAAGTGTCGCAACAGCAACAACCGCCGacgcagccgccgccgccgcagccactacagcagcagcagcaacagtctCAACAGCagtcgcagcagcagcaacaacctcCACCGCAAACACAGCAtcaatatcaccatcatcagcagcaaaagccaccacagccacagcaagaggtgaatgagaaagaggctccCTCTCAGGAGTGTGACCGAAGGCAAGACGACGACAAGTCCCTGAGTCCAGCAGACAAGGACAGCCTGTCCCCGCCTGAGG ATGCCATCCTGAGCAAGACGGAGCTGTTGACTCCCAAAGGcgagatgggggaggaggaggaggacaatgggCTGAGCACCGGCGGACGTGACAACGGTACTtctgacatcaccaccaccaccaccaccacctcccgtCAGCGcaacctctccacctcctcctcaggcAACACCTCCACAG agtgtgtggtgtgggtcGAGGGGGATCCAGGAGGGGGGGCACCGCCCTTCTTGCTTACAGAAAGCGAGAAGCCAGCTGCGCCCCCTGCAGGGTGGGTGTGTTCAACATGCGGCCGGGGATATGCCTCCTTTGCGGAGCTGAGCACCCATTGGTCAGAACATTCGCGAGGGCGGCATGTGTGTGGCATGTGCGGGGCGTCGTATTCTGTGCAGAGCTCACTGACTCGACACTTCCGCACTGACCACGCACAGCACCGCAAAGTGTTCGCCTGTCCCCTCTGTGGCTCCACCTTCAAACACAACTTCAGCCGAAACTTGCACCTCCGGACAGTGCACAGACTTGACGACCGTGCCCCTCCCAGCCCCTAA
- the LOC135111256 gene encoding zinc finger protein 853-like isoform X1 translates to MLALVPLPRLQQHPRSSRLSLRLSKMNYTGLAGSGMSSSYGPQQHYCLRWNNHQHNLLGVLEAVLNSQQYADVSLFCEGHVLRVHKLVLLASSAHFERILQASPEGQQPVIILDGTRYADLRALVDYMYRGEVNIEQDQLSSLLKTAETLKIKGLADVASKEEDDGGGGKERRLEGSVSSSTPPPAKRPKPSPVESALSLAQEGREVRVGGRDGRSDMRDIRDLSNFSMVPGGYSRRPPSPQGPNIPSTGSFTQARSLLYSSSLISRPSSKSPGPTLPAPPFFPGGLVRPRSPHHQYDPTAGSSLLPPRTSPQSPVPDPKMVQQLGVPPFGLPFTLPLLHDSKKMLERNPHKLPPPPPSHYDHHDDKDRHLPLWPPRGASELDLERERERERERERERERERERERERERERERARDREVERERDRENIRLSEKELDKEWERERDRESEKQLHPQQPQPQQQQQQQQQPQSQVSQQQQPPTQPPPPQPLQQQQQQSQQQSQQQQQPPPQTQHQYHHHQQQKPPQPQQEVNEKEAPSQECDRRQDDDKSLSPADKDSLSPPEDGGHLSLRVTVEDEGRLKVPSLADAILSKTELLTPKGEMGEEEEDNGLSTGGRDNGTSDITTTTTTTSRQRNLSTSSSGNTSTECVVWVEGDPGGGAPPFLLTESEKPAAPPAGWVCSTCGRGYASFAELSTHWSEHSRGRHVCGMCGASYSVQSSLTRHFRTDHAQHRKVFACPLCGSTFKHNFSRNLHLRTVHRLDDRAPPSP, encoded by the exons GTCTGGCCGGTTCCGGGATGAGCAGCAGCTACGGGCCTCAGCAGCACTACTGCCTGCGCTGGAACAATCACCAGCACAACCTCCTCGGGGTGCTGGAAGCAGTCCTTAACTCTCAGCAGTATGCGGATGTATCACTCTTCTGTGAAG GCCATGTCCTTCGGGTGCACAAGCTGGTGCTGCTGGCATCCTCGGCGCACTTTGAGAGGATCCTGCAGGCGTCACCGGAGGGGCAGCAGCCGGTCATCATATTGGACGGCACCCGCTATGCCGACCTCCGCGCCCTCGTGGACTACATGTACCGAGGTGAAGTCAACATTGAACAGGACCAGCTCTCCTCGCTACTCAAGACCGCAGAGACTCTTAAG ATAAAAGGACTGGCTGATGTAGCGAGCAAAGAAGAAGACGAtggcgggggagggaaggagcggcGGCTGGAAGGCAGTGTGTCCTCCTCCACGCCTCCGCCAGCCAAGCGACCCAAGCCCTCGCCTGTGGAGTCTGCCCTCAGTCTGGCTCAGGAGGGCCGGGAGGTGCGGGTGGGCGGCAGGGACGGTCGGTCAGACATGAGAGACATCAGAGATCTGTCCAACTTCAGCATGGTGCCCGGAGGCTACTCACGGCGCCCACCCTCTCCGCAGGGACCCAACATACCTTCCACAGGCTCGTTCACTCAGGCTCGctctctcctctattcctcgTCTCTCATATCCCGCCCATCCTCTAAAAGCCCCGGCCCAACGCTGCCCGCCCCACCCTTCTTTCCCGGCGGTTTGGTGAGGCCTCGTTCGCCCCACCACCAATACGACCCGACGGCAGGGTCCAGCCTCCTGCCGCCCCGCACCTCCCCGCAGTCCCCCGTGCCGGATCCCAAGATGGTACAGCAGCTTGG GGTTCCCCCATTCGGCCTGCCCTTCACGCTACCTCTCCTGCACGACTCCAAGAAGATGCTGGAGCGAAATCCTCACaagctgccgccgccgccgccttccCACTACGATCACCACGACGACAAGGACCGCCACCTGCCCCTGTGGCCTCCGCGGGGGGCGTCCGAACTTGACCTGGAGCGGgaacgagaaagagaacgagagagagaacgtgaacgagaacgagaacgTGAAAGAGAACGTGAgcgagaaagagaacgagaaagagcgagagatcgggaggtagagagggagagagacagagaaaacatTAGGCTATCAGAAAAAGAATTAGacaaggaatgggagagggagcgAGATCGAGAAAGCGAAAAGCAGTTGCACCCGCAGCAACCACAgccgcagcagcaacagcagcagcagcagcagccgcagtcACAAGTGTCGCAACAGCAACAACCGCCGacgcagccgccgccgccgcagccactacagcagcagcagcaacagtctCAACAGCagtcgcagcagcagcaacaacctcCACCGCAAACACAGCAtcaatatcaccatcatcagcagcaaaagccaccacagccacagcaagaggtgaatgagaaagaggctccCTCTCAGGAGTGTGACCGAAGGCAAGACGACGACAAGTCCCTGAGTCCAGCAGACAAGGACAGCCTGTCCCCGCCTGAGG ATGGTGGTCACCTCTCTCtgagagtgactgtagaggATGAGGGAAGACTTAAAGTCCCGTCTCTCGCAGATGCCATCCTGAGCAAGACGGAGCTGTTGACTCCCAAAGGcgagatgggggaggaggaggaggacaatgggCTGAGCACCGGCGGACGTGACAACGGTACTtctgacatcaccaccaccaccaccaccacctcccgtCAGCGcaacctctccacctcctcctcaggcAACACCTCCACAG agtgtgtggtgtgggtcGAGGGGGATCCAGGAGGGGGGGCACCGCCCTTCTTGCTTACAGAAAGCGAGAAGCCAGCTGCGCCCCCTGCAGGGTGGGTGTGTTCAACATGCGGCCGGGGATATGCCTCCTTTGCGGAGCTGAGCACCCATTGGTCAGAACATTCGCGAGGGCGGCATGTGTGTGGCATGTGCGGGGCGTCGTATTCTGTGCAGAGCTCACTGACTCGACACTTCCGCACTGACCACGCACAGCACCGCAAAGTGTTCGCCTGTCCCCTCTGTGGCTCCACCTTCAAACACAACTTCAGCCGAAACTTGCACCTCCGGACAGTGCACAGACTTGACGACCGTGCCCCTCCCAGCCCCTAA
- the LOC135111256 gene encoding zinc finger protein 853-like isoform X2 — translation MKETLVVTGMWPCERMLPEKGLAGSGMSSSYGPQQHYCLRWNNHQHNLLGVLEAVLNSQQYADVSLFCEGHVLRVHKLVLLASSAHFERILQASPEGQQPVIILDGTRYADLRALVDYMYRGEVNIEQDQLSSLLKTAETLKIKGLADVASKEEDDGGGGKERRLEGSVSSSTPPPAKRPKPSPVESALSLAQEGREVRVGGRDGRSDMRDIRDLSNFSMVPGGYSRRPPSPQGPNIPSTGSFTQARSLLYSSSLISRPSSKSPGPTLPAPPFFPGGLVRPRSPHHQYDPTAGSSLLPPRTSPQSPVPDPKMVQQLGVPPFGLPFTLPLLHDSKKMLERNPHKLPPPPPSHYDHHDDKDRHLPLWPPRGASELDLERERERERERERERERERERERERERERERARDREVERERDRENIRLSEKELDKEWERERDRESEKQLHPQQPQPQQQQQQQQQPQSQVSQQQQPPTQPPPPQPLQQQQQQSQQQSQQQQQPPPQTQHQYHHHQQQKPPQPQQEVNEKEAPSQECDRRQDDDKSLSPADKDSLSPPEDGGHLSLRVTVEDEGRLKVPSLADAILSKTELLTPKGEMGEEEEDNGLSTGGRDNGTSDITTTTTTTSRQRNLSTSSSGNTSTECVVWVEGDPGGGAPPFLLTESEKPAAPPAGWVCSTCGRGYASFAELSTHWSEHSRGRHVCGMCGASYSVQSSLTRHFRTDHAQHRKVFACPLCGSTFKHNFSRNLHLRTVHRLDDRAPPSP, via the exons GTCTGGCCGGTTCCGGGATGAGCAGCAGCTACGGGCCTCAGCAGCACTACTGCCTGCGCTGGAACAATCACCAGCACAACCTCCTCGGGGTGCTGGAAGCAGTCCTTAACTCTCAGCAGTATGCGGATGTATCACTCTTCTGTGAAG GCCATGTCCTTCGGGTGCACAAGCTGGTGCTGCTGGCATCCTCGGCGCACTTTGAGAGGATCCTGCAGGCGTCACCGGAGGGGCAGCAGCCGGTCATCATATTGGACGGCACCCGCTATGCCGACCTCCGCGCCCTCGTGGACTACATGTACCGAGGTGAAGTCAACATTGAACAGGACCAGCTCTCCTCGCTACTCAAGACCGCAGAGACTCTTAAG ATAAAAGGACTGGCTGATGTAGCGAGCAAAGAAGAAGACGAtggcgggggagggaaggagcggcGGCTGGAAGGCAGTGTGTCCTCCTCCACGCCTCCGCCAGCCAAGCGACCCAAGCCCTCGCCTGTGGAGTCTGCCCTCAGTCTGGCTCAGGAGGGCCGGGAGGTGCGGGTGGGCGGCAGGGACGGTCGGTCAGACATGAGAGACATCAGAGATCTGTCCAACTTCAGCATGGTGCCCGGAGGCTACTCACGGCGCCCACCCTCTCCGCAGGGACCCAACATACCTTCCACAGGCTCGTTCACTCAGGCTCGctctctcctctattcctcgTCTCTCATATCCCGCCCATCCTCTAAAAGCCCCGGCCCAACGCTGCCCGCCCCACCCTTCTTTCCCGGCGGTTTGGTGAGGCCTCGTTCGCCCCACCACCAATACGACCCGACGGCAGGGTCCAGCCTCCTGCCGCCCCGCACCTCCCCGCAGTCCCCCGTGCCGGATCCCAAGATGGTACAGCAGCTTGG GGTTCCCCCATTCGGCCTGCCCTTCACGCTACCTCTCCTGCACGACTCCAAGAAGATGCTGGAGCGAAATCCTCACaagctgccgccgccgccgccttccCACTACGATCACCACGACGACAAGGACCGCCACCTGCCCCTGTGGCCTCCGCGGGGGGCGTCCGAACTTGACCTGGAGCGGgaacgagaaagagaacgagagagagaacgtgaacgagaacgagaacgTGAAAGAGAACGTGAgcgagaaagagaacgagaaagagcgagagatcgggaggtagagagggagagagacagagaaaacatTAGGCTATCAGAAAAAGAATTAGacaaggaatgggagagggagcgAGATCGAGAAAGCGAAAAGCAGTTGCACCCGCAGCAACCACAgccgcagcagcaacagcagcagcagcagcagccgcagtcACAAGTGTCGCAACAGCAACAACCGCCGacgcagccgccgccgccgcagccactacagcagcagcagcaacagtctCAACAGCagtcgcagcagcagcaacaacctcCACCGCAAACACAGCAtcaatatcaccatcatcagcagcaaaagccaccacagccacagcaagaggtgaatgagaaagaggctccCTCTCAGGAGTGTGACCGAAGGCAAGACGACGACAAGTCCCTGAGTCCAGCAGACAAGGACAGCCTGTCCCCGCCTGAGG ATGGTGGTCACCTCTCTCtgagagtgactgtagaggATGAGGGAAGACTTAAAGTCCCGTCTCTCGCAGATGCCATCCTGAGCAAGACGGAGCTGTTGACTCCCAAAGGcgagatgggggaggaggaggaggacaatgggCTGAGCACCGGCGGACGTGACAACGGTACTtctgacatcaccaccaccaccaccaccacctcccgtCAGCGcaacctctccacctcctcctcaggcAACACCTCCACAG agtgtgtggtgtgggtcGAGGGGGATCCAGGAGGGGGGGCACCGCCCTTCTTGCTTACAGAAAGCGAGAAGCCAGCTGCGCCCCCTGCAGGGTGGGTGTGTTCAACATGCGGCCGGGGATATGCCTCCTTTGCGGAGCTGAGCACCCATTGGTCAGAACATTCGCGAGGGCGGCATGTGTGTGGCATGTGCGGGGCGTCGTATTCTGTGCAGAGCTCACTGACTCGACACTTCCGCACTGACCACGCACAGCACCGCAAAGTGTTCGCCTGTCCCCTCTGTGGCTCCACCTTCAAACACAACTTCAGCCGAAACTTGCACCTCCGGACAGTGCACAGACTTGACGACCGTGCCCCTCCCAGCCCCTAA